In a single window of the Gossypium hirsutum isolate 1008001.06 chromosome A13, Gossypium_hirsutum_v2.1, whole genome shotgun sequence genome:
- the LOC107937087 gene encoding uncharacterized protein, translated as MDNQDVIMAMAVKAPSEWNRREKRKMRKLQRAVREKGRERASLKRKKEDMVAKEAAKQKVVDEFMPFFVAIANNDMETAQNFDETAMMNTIRTTLNDGEGHAGHNAN; from the exons ATG GATAATCAAGATGTGATTATGGCTATGGCTGTGAAAGCTCCGTCGGAATGGAACAGAAGGGAGAAAAGGAAGATGAGAAAGTTGCAAAGGGCTGTTCGAGAGAAGGGTAGGGAGCGTGCGTCGCTTAAGAGAAAGAAGGAGGACATGGTTGCTAAGGAAGCCGCCAAGCAAAAAGTTGTTGATGAGTTCATGCCCTTCTTTGTTGCAATTGCGAATAACGACATGGAGACTGCCCAGAATTTTGATGAGACAGCTATGATGAATACTATTCGCACTACGTTGAACGATGGCGAAGGTCACGCCGGCCACAATGCCAATTAA